One region of Haloprofundus salilacus genomic DNA includes:
- a CDS encoding DUF6276 family protein, translated as MVCSSCESATVSFAVPEELREYAPERSDAVDLCTVCLRTQPTELSGDSVAPPEAADFSHVLDSFPDGRAGVAFALLLGKLDSLALERAAIEALYAETERAGGDPMLTLDRIAAAGSVQPHFDVDRRQPQLAQFVSD; from the coding sequence ATGGTCTGTTCGAGTTGCGAATCGGCAACGGTCTCTTTCGCCGTCCCCGAGGAGCTCCGCGAGTACGCACCCGAGCGTAGCGACGCCGTCGACCTCTGTACGGTCTGTCTGCGGACCCAACCGACCGAGTTATCCGGCGACTCGGTCGCTCCACCCGAGGCCGCCGACTTCTCTCACGTGCTCGATTCGTTTCCCGACGGTCGCGCGGGCGTCGCCTTCGCGCTCCTGCTCGGAAAACTCGACTCGCTCGCGCTCGAACGCGCCGCTATCGAGGCGCTGTATGCCGAAACCGAACGCGCAGGCGGCGACCCGATGCTGACGCTCGACCGCATCGCCGCCGCGGGGTCGGTCCAACCGCACTTCGACGTCGACCGGCGACAGCCACAGTTGGCGCAGTTCGTCTCCGACTGA
- a CDS encoding 50S ribosomal protein L40e, which yields MPKFEHAVNRTLEKQICMRCNARNPKRSDFCRKCGYKHLRPKSKEPRNA from the coding sequence ATGCCTAAATTCGAGCACGCCGTCAACCGAACGCTGGAAAAACAGATCTGCATGCGCTGTAACGCCCGAAACCCGAAGCGAAGCGACTTCTGCCGCAAGTGTGGCTACAAGCACCTTCGCCCGAAGTCGAAGGAACCGCGCAACGCCTGA
- the pheA gene encoding prephenate dehydratase translates to MQAVTLGPAGTYSHRAASAVADDVEFRESVASIVDAVADGEFRRGVVPIENSIEGSVTESLDSLAEREVSVVGELITPIRHALVAQGESFDAVASHSQALAQCRTYLEENYPDVSLEAVASTARGVERARDDPHVAGIAHPDTAGSDLRVLAEDIQDRSSNATRFLVVAPVEERSEAGGKTSLIVYPNANYPGLLLELLEAFAERDINLSRIESRPSGNRLGDYLFHIDFEAGLYEERAKEAVADVEEIAKNGWVRRLGSYDTRHVLY, encoded by the coding sequence ATGCAGGCAGTCACCCTCGGTCCCGCGGGGACGTACTCGCATCGCGCCGCCAGCGCCGTCGCCGACGACGTGGAGTTTCGCGAGTCGGTCGCAAGCATCGTCGACGCCGTCGCCGACGGCGAGTTCCGCCGCGGCGTCGTCCCCATCGAGAACAGCATCGAAGGCAGCGTCACCGAGAGCCTCGACTCTCTCGCCGAGCGCGAGGTGAGCGTCGTCGGCGAACTCATCACGCCGATTCGCCATGCGCTGGTCGCGCAGGGCGAGTCGTTCGACGCGGTCGCCAGCCACTCGCAGGCGCTCGCGCAGTGCCGCACCTATCTCGAAGAGAACTATCCGGACGTGTCACTGGAGGCCGTCGCCAGCACCGCCCGCGGCGTCGAACGCGCCCGCGACGACCCCCACGTCGCTGGTATCGCCCACCCCGACACGGCTGGGTCCGACCTCCGCGTGCTCGCCGAGGATATCCAGGACCGCTCCTCGAACGCGACGCGGTTTCTGGTCGTCGCCCCCGTTGAGGAGCGCTCGGAGGCGGGCGGCAAAACCTCGCTCATCGTCTACCCGAACGCGAACTACCCCGGACTGTTGCTCGAACTGCTCGAAGCGTTCGCCGAGCGGGATATCAACCTCTCACGCATCGAGTCGCGTCCGAGCGGCAACCGCCTGGGCGACTATCTGTTCCACATCGACTTCGAGGCCGGTCTGTACGAGGAGCGCGCGAAGGAGGCCGTCGCCGACGTCGAGGAGATCGCGAAGAACGGATGGGTGCGCCGCCTCGGGTCGTACGACACGCGCCACGTACTCTACTGA
- a CDS encoding thioredoxin domain-containing protein — protein sequence MTVRLKDFYADWCGPCKTQDPILEELEADYGDVDFEKVNVDEEQDVANQYQVRSLPTLVVENDDGVVDRFVGVTQREDIEAALQEAGA from the coding sequence ATGACTGTTCGACTCAAGGACTTCTATGCGGACTGGTGCGGCCCGTGCAAGACGCAGGACCCGATTCTCGAAGAGCTGGAGGCCGACTACGGCGATGTCGACTTCGAGAAGGTCAACGTCGACGAGGAACAGGACGTCGCGAACCAGTATCAGGTCCGCTCGCTGCCGACGCTCGTCGTTGAGAACGACGACGGCGTCGTCGACCGGTTCGTCGGCGTCACCCAGCGCGAGGACATCGAGGCGGCGCTGCAGGAAGCGGGCGCGTAA
- a CDS encoding V-type ATP synthase subunit D: MAEDVKPTRKNLMEIEDRIELSERGHDTLEQKRDGLIMEFMDILDQAQDVRSGLSDDYERAQHKINMARAMEGDVAVRGAAAALKEHPEITTQSKNIMGVVVPQIESSRVRKSLDQRGYGLLGSSARIDEAADAYEELLESIILAAEVETAMKKMLHEIETTKRRVNALEFKVLPDLYEGQEYIEQKLEEQEREEIFRMKKIKAKKEEEEKAEREAEEAAAKEPETVTAD; encoded by the coding sequence ATGGCCGAAGACGTCAAACCGACCCGCAAGAACCTCATGGAGATCGAGGACCGCATCGAACTCTCCGAGCGCGGTCACGACACGCTCGAACAGAAGCGCGACGGCCTCATCATGGAGTTCATGGACATCCTCGACCAAGCGCAGGACGTGCGGTCGGGCCTGTCCGACGACTACGAGCGCGCCCAGCACAAGATCAACATGGCGCGCGCGATGGAGGGAGACGTCGCCGTCCGCGGCGCGGCCGCGGCGCTGAAGGAGCACCCCGAGATCACGACGCAGTCGAAGAACATCATGGGTGTCGTCGTCCCCCAGATCGAGTCCAGCCGAGTGAGAAAGAGCCTCGACCAGCGCGGCTACGGCCTGCTCGGCTCCTCGGCGCGCATCGACGAGGCCGCCGACGCCTACGAGGAACTGCTCGAATCCATCATCCTCGCCGCCGAGGTCGAGACGGCGATGAAGAAGATGCTCCACGAGATCGAGACGACGAAGCGCCGCGTCAACGCACTGGAGTTCAAGGTGCTTCCGGACCTCTACGAGGGTCAGGAGTACATCGAGCAGAAACTCGAAGAGCAGGAGCGCGAGGAAATCTTCCGCATGAAGAAGATCAAGGCCAAGAAGGAAGAGGAGGAGAAAGCCGAGCGGGAAGCCGAAGAAGCCGCCGCCAAAGAGCCCGAGACGGTCACGGCCGATTGA
- the hisE gene encoding phosphoribosyl-ATP diphosphatase, translating to MSDTEPETDAVDPDDILDDLFALVEQRKEELPEGSYTTSLFTHEKGENAVLEKLGEESTEIVLAAKDDDREELAHESADFVYHLFVLLSMKEMTLDDLRAELAARFG from the coding sequence ATGAGCGATACGGAGCCGGAGACGGACGCGGTCGACCCCGACGACATCCTCGACGACCTGTTCGCGCTCGTCGAACAGCGCAAGGAGGAACTCCCCGAGGGTTCCTACACGACGTCGCTTTTCACCCACGAGAAGGGTGAAAACGCCGTTCTCGAAAAGCTCGGCGAGGAGTCGACGGAGATCGTTCTCGCGGCGAAAGACGACGACAGAGAGGAGTTGGCCCACGAGAGCGCCGACTTCGTCTACCACCTGTTCGTGCTGCTGTCGATGAAGGAGATGACGCTCGACGACCTGCGGGCGGAACTCGCGGCCCGATTCGGCTGA
- the hisH gene encoding imidazole glycerol phosphate synthase subunit HisH has protein sequence MSTTSPTPAEEALASIVVVDYGLGNLRSAVRGLERAGADVTVTDDTDTFADADGIVLPGVGAFREGMENADPYREALEAAEERSQPIFGICLGMQMLLTTSEEAEHAGEGDVEGLGFIPGTNVRFSEGQKVPHMGWNELSVERDHPLVEGVNGEHAYFVHSYYAVPEDDDAVIATTDYGVEFPAVVANEDGTVFGTQFHPEKSGETGLRILRNFVEFCAER, from the coding sequence ATGAGTACGACATCGCCGACGCCCGCAGAGGAGGCGCTTGCCTCCATCGTGGTCGTCGACTACGGCCTCGGAAATCTCCGTAGCGCCGTTCGCGGCCTCGAACGTGCGGGCGCAGACGTGACCGTCACCGACGATACTGACACATTTGCCGATGCCGACGGCATCGTCCTCCCCGGTGTGGGCGCGTTCCGCGAGGGGATGGAGAACGCCGACCCGTACAGGGAGGCGCTGGAGGCGGCAGAAGAGCGCAGCCAACCCATCTTCGGAATCTGCCTCGGGATGCAGATGCTGCTGACGACGAGCGAGGAGGCCGAACACGCCGGCGAGGGCGACGTGGAGGGACTCGGCTTCATCCCCGGCACGAACGTCCGCTTCTCCGAGGGTCAAAAGGTACCGCACATGGGCTGGAACGAACTCTCCGTCGAGCGCGACCACCCGCTCGTCGAGGGCGTGAATGGCGAACACGCCTACTTCGTCCACTCGTACTACGCGGTTCCCGAAGACGACGATGCCGTCATCGCCACCACCGACTACGGCGTCGAGTTCCCGGCTGTCGTCGCAAACGAGGACGGCACCGTCTTCGGCACGCAGTTCCACCCCGAGAAGAGCGGCGAGACGGGGCTTCGCATCCTGCGGAATTTCGTCGAGTTCTGCGCCGAGCGGTAA
- a CDS encoding DUF7475 family protein — protein MATTTTRRVDAAPLTRLHYVGVALAAVTGVVHLVLGISNLASTLGVLFVLAGAGYVGGVVLLVRGVRRPPLYLAGIGFTVVQLIAYVVLNAGNLFSPVAVVDKAAQLLLVGVLVTLYRKET, from the coding sequence ATGGCGACCACGACGACCCGCCGCGTCGACGCCGCGCCGCTGACTCGACTCCACTACGTGGGCGTCGCGCTGGCCGCCGTCACGGGCGTCGTCCACCTCGTCCTCGGGATTTCGAACCTCGCGAGTACGCTCGGGGTCCTGTTCGTCCTCGCCGGAGCCGGCTACGTCGGCGGCGTCGTGCTCCTGGTTCGAGGCGTTCGTCGGCCGCCGCTGTATCTCGCCGGTATCGGCTTCACCGTCGTCCAACTCATCGCCTACGTCGTACTCAACGCCGGGAACCTGTTCAGCCCGGTCGCTGTCGTCGACAAAGCGGCGCAGTTGCTTCTCGTCGGGGTACTTGTCACGCTGTACAGAAAGGAGACTTGA
- the hsp14 gene encoding archaeal heat shock protein Hsp14, protein MMRRSNPFDDFEELFERMSKQFEGMNRQFEENRPMWNTTGLSVDVADEDDEFVVTADMPGFEKDQIELSVTDRTLTIGGTREMTRDDDSGEYIRRERRSESVNRSIRLPETVMEEEAKATYTNGVLTVYLPKEHRSDDEDNHRIDID, encoded by the coding sequence ATGATGCGACGTTCCAACCCGTTCGACGACTTCGAAGAGCTGTTCGAGCGCATGAGCAAGCAGTTCGAGGGAATGAACCGACAGTTCGAGGAGAACCGCCCGATGTGGAACACCACCGGCCTCTCCGTCGACGTCGCCGACGAGGACGACGAGTTCGTCGTCACCGCCGACATGCCCGGCTTCGAGAAAGACCAGATCGAACTCTCGGTGACCGACCGAACGCTCACCATCGGCGGCACCCGCGAGATGACCCGTGACGACGACTCCGGCGAGTATATCCGCCGTGAGCGCCGCAGCGAGTCCGTCAACCGGTCGATTCGGCTCCCCGAGACCGTGATGGAAGAGGAGGCGAAAGCGACCTACACCAACGGTGTGCTCACCGTCTACCTCCCGAAAGAGCACCGCTCAGACGACGAGGACAACCACCGCATCGATATCGACTGA
- a CDS encoding MBL fold metallo-hydrolase, with translation MEPICVTADAEEFTCNAYLVLGEHTTLVDAGTMPGVVDVIREHTDELDAVVLTHQHTDHIGELNAVLDAFDADLYAHGDHPRRTHALEPDETVPIGDEIAEVVYTPGHATDHVSLVTETKLYSGDVVVYNDGAFDDGSFGRTDMAGQSRERLIESLHDLLEYLPETVTGMYPGHGDVFEASEAGGDAEDDGDTVRDVVERALERAERRKPKYPEQ, from the coding sequence ATGGAACCGATATGCGTCACCGCAGACGCCGAGGAGTTCACCTGTAACGCGTACCTCGTCCTCGGCGAGCACACGACGCTCGTCGACGCGGGGACGATGCCAGGCGTAGTCGACGTGATTCGGGAACACACCGACGAACTCGACGCCGTCGTGCTCACCCACCAGCACACCGACCACATCGGTGAACTCAACGCCGTCCTCGACGCGTTCGACGCCGACCTCTACGCCCACGGCGACCACCCGCGGCGGACGCACGCGCTCGAACCCGACGAGACTGTCCCTATCGGCGACGAGATAGCGGAAGTCGTGTACACGCCGGGTCACGCCACCGACCACGTCTCGCTCGTCACCGAGACGAAACTGTACAGCGGTGACGTGGTCGTCTACAACGATGGCGCGTTCGACGACGGCAGCTTCGGACGCACCGACATGGCCGGGCAGTCCCGCGAGCGACTCATCGAGAGCCTCCACGACCTCCTCGAGTATCTCCCCGAAACGGTGACGGGGATGTACCCCGGCCACGGCGACGTCTTCGAGGCGAGCGAGGCCGGTGGCGACGCCGAGGACGACGGAGACACCGTCCGCGACGTGGTCGAACGCGCGCTCGAACGGGCCGAGCGACGCAAACCGAAGTACCCCGAGCAGTAA
- a CDS encoding preprotein translocase subunit Sec61beta — translation MSKGDNSGGLMSSAGLVRYFDAEDRNAIRMNPKTVVAFGLLFGIGVLVLNLVA, via the coding sequence ATGAGCAAGGGAGACAACAGCGGCGGCCTGATGTCGAGTGCGGGTCTCGTCCGCTACTTCGACGCCGAGGACCGAAACGCCATCCGGATGAACCCCAAGACGGTGGTGGCGTTCGGTCTGCTGTTCGGTATCGGCGTCCTCGTGTTGAACCTCGTCGCGTAG
- a CDS encoding uracil-DNA glycosylase, whose translation MDGLCVEACTRCSALVDSRSRIVNGSGPEDADILFVGEAPGQREDEQGEPFVGRSGSVLDDALRDVGLARADVRITNCVRCRPPENRDPSKAELANCRAYLDTEIKRVDPDLVVTLGKVPTEHLLDRSASVTKEAGEIEEVRFGDRPYRVLISVHPAATLYDRSQKETFESVIARAADIAGARDGETGQSNLGEF comes from the coding sequence ATGGACGGACTGTGCGTCGAAGCGTGTACGCGTTGTTCGGCGCTCGTCGACTCTCGCAGTCGAATCGTCAACGGTAGCGGTCCCGAAGACGCCGACATCCTCTTCGTCGGCGAGGCGCCGGGCCAACGGGAGGACGAGCAGGGCGAGCCGTTCGTCGGCCGCTCGGGGAGCGTCCTCGACGACGCGCTCCGCGACGTGGGCCTCGCGCGCGCAGACGTTCGAATCACGAACTGCGTCCGCTGTCGGCCGCCGGAGAATCGCGACCCCTCGAAGGCGGAACTGGCGAACTGCCGCGCCTACCTCGATACGGAGATAAAACGCGTCGACCCGGACCTCGTGGTGACGCTGGGGAAGGTTCCCACCGAGCACCTGCTGGACCGCTCGGCGTCGGTCACGAAGGAGGCGGGGGAGATCGAGGAAGTGCGATTCGGCGACCGACCGTACCGCGTGCTCATCTCGGTCCACCCCGCGGCGACGCTGTACGACCGAAGTCAAAAGGAGACGTTCGAGTCGGTCATCGCCCGCGCCGCCGACATCGCGGGGGCGCGCGACGGCGAAACCGGACAGTCGAATCTCGGCGAGTTCTAA
- a CDS encoding S9 family peptidase gives MSGETLLEELVSLPEITRQSASPDGERVAFYYNGTGRNEIFVLDVDTGEAEQWTDGDAPRQTWWPLSWSADGERVFFHLDADGDEQNDIYALESDGTTEPVVETEGQTNLHAVGDDGETLLVASNYEEQMDLYRHNLLSGKMEKVTDHDQVWESCLSRDCERVAYAANESDDADNRDTYLVGVDGSKRKRLDVGVVGSHTDPADWGPDGDRLLIADNSEDFGRCGVYDLTSGEVRWYGDLEYEESPACFTADSTRFLAERVRGATVVPVVYDVETGNSFECPLTNGVAEFGWRSTNLLMDDRALLSYTTPVRQRELVAYDLDTNDTETLFQPDTGRFSTDDFVDAEYLTVESDGVPETRQAAVEHDPYETLEIEALFYDSGQCPSALLVNPHGGPRRADQKAFHYRTQYLLSHGYSILQVNFRGSSGRGREFARKLVGDFGGAEQGDIATVTEHVLETRDWLDGNRVCVFGGSFGGYSTYWQIVQYPDLYAAAAPVVGYTDLELMYEEAMPQFRTGFMQKYLGTPEENPELYRERSPVTHAENLEAPLLMAHGVNDRRVPVSQARVFRNTLREHGYEEGEKGEFEYHELGERGHNTADMNQRQYTLRLLESFLNRRLSTSEI, from the coding sequence ATGTCGGGCGAGACGTTGCTGGAGGAGTTGGTGAGCCTTCCCGAGATAACCAGACAGAGCGCCTCGCCGGATGGCGAGCGCGTCGCCTTCTACTACAACGGCACGGGTCGCAACGAGATTTTCGTCCTCGACGTCGACACCGGCGAGGCCGAGCAGTGGACCGACGGTGACGCTCCCCGGCAGACGTGGTGGCCGCTCTCGTGGTCAGCCGACGGCGAGCGAGTGTTCTTCCACCTTGACGCCGACGGCGACGAACAGAACGACATCTACGCGCTCGAAAGCGACGGGACGACCGAACCCGTCGTCGAAACCGAGGGTCAGACCAACCTCCACGCGGTCGGCGACGACGGCGAGACGCTGCTGGTCGCCTCGAACTACGAGGAACAGATGGACCTCTACCGTCACAACCTCTTGAGCGGCAAGATGGAGAAGGTCACCGACCACGACCAAGTCTGGGAGTCCTGTCTCTCGCGTGACTGCGAGCGTGTCGCTTACGCCGCGAACGAGTCCGACGACGCCGACAACCGAGACACATATCTGGTCGGCGTCGACGGATCGAAGCGGAAAAGGCTTGACGTCGGCGTCGTGGGGTCACATACAGACCCCGCCGACTGGGGACCCGACGGCGACCGGCTACTGATTGCCGACAACAGCGAGGATTTCGGTCGCTGCGGCGTCTACGACCTTACGTCCGGCGAGGTCCGGTGGTACGGTGACCTCGAATACGAGGAGTCGCCCGCGTGTTTCACTGCAGATAGCACGCGATTTCTCGCCGAGCGCGTCCGCGGCGCCACTGTCGTCCCGGTAGTGTACGACGTTGAAACCGGCAACAGTTTCGAGTGCCCGCTCACCAACGGCGTCGCTGAGTTCGGATGGCGGAGCACGAACCTGCTCATGGACGACCGGGCACTCCTCTCGTACACGACGCCGGTCCGCCAGAGAGAACTCGTCGCCTACGACCTCGATACGAACGACACCGAGACGCTGTTCCAACCCGATACCGGCCGCTTCTCTACCGACGACTTCGTCGACGCCGAATACCTCACCGTTGAGTCCGACGGCGTCCCCGAGACGCGACAGGCGGCCGTCGAACACGACCCCTACGAGACGCTCGAAATTGAGGCGCTGTTCTACGACTCCGGGCAGTGCCCCTCTGCGCTTCTGGTCAACCCCCACGGCGGCCCCCGTCGCGCCGATCAAAAGGCGTTCCACTACCGGACGCAGTACCTGCTCTCTCATGGATATTCGATTCTGCAAGTGAACTTCCGCGGGTCGAGTGGACGCGGCCGCGAGTTCGCCCGGAAGCTCGTCGGCGACTTTGGTGGGGCCGAGCAAGGCGACATCGCCACTGTCACCGAACACGTACTCGAAACGCGCGACTGGCTCGACGGGAATCGCGTCTGCGTCTTCGGCGGATCGTTCGGGGGCTACTCGACGTATTGGCAGATAGTCCAGTATCCGGACCTCTATGCGGCCGCAGCACCAGTCGTCGGCTACACCGACCTCGAATTGATGTACGAGGAGGCGATGCCGCAGTTCCGAACCGGGTTCATGCAGAAGTATCTCGGCACGCCCGAGGAGAATCCAGAACTCTATCGTGAGCGGAGTCCCGTCACGCACGCCGAAAACCTCGAAGCGCCGCTGTTGATGGCCCACGGAGTAAACGACCGCCGCGTCCCTGTCTCGCAGGCGCGCGTCTTCCGCAACACGCTGAGAGAACACGGCTATGAGGAGGGCGAGAAGGGAGAATTCGAGTACCACGAACTCGGCGAACGTGGCCACAACACTGCCGACATGAACCAGCGACAGTACACCCTCCGACTGCTCGAATCGTTTCTGAACCGCCGTCTCAGTACATCGGAGATCTAA
- a CDS encoding Hsp20/alpha crystallin family protein, which translates to MPDRNNPFEEIERLFDQLSRNFESSGMSKLKDISVDLEERGDEFVVTADLPGYETDDIDLAVRDRQLTIRAEHSDTSETSDDAFLRRERTQRSVSRTVHFPEPVEEEASDASYRHGVLTVRLPKQDRRDDDEGHRIDIE; encoded by the coding sequence ATGCCCGACCGCAACAATCCGTTCGAGGAGATCGAGCGCCTGTTCGACCAACTGAGTCGGAACTTCGAGTCGTCGGGGATGTCGAAGCTCAAAGACATCTCCGTCGACCTCGAGGAACGCGGCGACGAGTTCGTTGTCACCGCCGACCTGCCGGGGTACGAGACCGACGACATCGACCTCGCGGTGCGCGACCGCCAACTGACGATTCGCGCCGAGCACAGTGACACGTCCGAGACGAGCGACGACGCATTTCTCCGCCGCGAACGGACCCAGCGGAGCGTCTCCCGAACCGTCCACTTCCCCGAACCGGTCGAGGAGGAAGCGTCGGACGCCTCGTACCGACACGGCGTCCTGACCGTCCGACTGCCGAAACAGGACCGCCGCGACGACGACGAGGGTCACCGTATCGACATCGAGTGA
- the pdxT gene encoding pyridoxal 5'-phosphate synthase glutaminase subunit PdxT translates to MLTAGVVAVQGDVSEHARAVERAARAHGEKAELVEIRHAGIVPDCDVLLMPGGESTTISRLLRREGIDEEIRAHVVAGKPVLATCAGLIVAARDAKDERVHNLDILDVTVDRNAFGRQKDSFEAPLEVDGLDDPFPAVFIRAPLVDDVGDDVSVLARWDGTPVAVKQGPVVATSFHPELTEDGRLHRLAFFEQAAAASR, encoded by the coding sequence ATGCTCACCGCAGGCGTCGTCGCCGTCCAAGGCGACGTGTCCGAACACGCCCGCGCCGTCGAACGCGCCGCCCGCGCCCACGGCGAAAAGGCGGAACTCGTCGAGATACGCCACGCCGGCATCGTCCCCGACTGCGACGTACTGCTCATGCCCGGCGGCGAGTCGACGACTATCTCGCGGCTGCTCCGCCGCGAAGGCATCGACGAGGAGATTCGCGCCCACGTCGTCGCCGGGAAACCCGTCCTCGCCACCTGTGCGGGTCTCATCGTCGCCGCCCGCGATGCGAAGGACGAACGCGTCCATAACCTCGATATTCTCGACGTGACCGTCGACCGCAACGCGTTCGGCCGCCAGAAGGACAGTTTCGAGGCACCGCTCGAGGTCGACGGTCTCGACGACCCCTTCCCTGCAGTTTTCATTCGCGCGCCGCTCGTCGACGACGTGGGCGACGACGTGTCGGTGCTCGCGCGGTGGGACGGCACGCCCGTCGCGGTCAAGCAGGGGCCGGTCGTCGCCACCTCCTTTCATCCGGAACTGACCGAGGACGGTCGTCTCCATCGACTGGCGTTCTTCGAGCAGGCGGCGGCGGCGTCGCGGTAA
- a CDS encoding DUF5786 family protein, with protein MGFGSYDESEQENQEYSTDFDEEDGVATSENNHKGSVEFEIGASNEELLNTLKDIKNE; from the coding sequence ATGGGCTTTGGGAGCTACGATGAATCCGAACAGGAGAACCAGGAGTACAGCACCGACTTCGACGAAGAGGACGGCGTCGCGACCAGTGAAAACAACCACAAGGGGAGCGTGGAGTTCGAAATCGGTGCGTCGAACGAGGAACTTCTGAACACGCTGAAGGACATAAAGAACGAGTGA
- a CDS encoding DUF99 family protein translates to MKAGARALGVAFSDGDDASVIGGVVVRADGVVDGVAFETCTVGGTDATAAVVSLFDSLGREDVRVLLLAGIAPAWFNVVDLRAVHAGVDRPVLSVSFERSPGLDNALRTHFSGDDLGERRRLYRAQPPRRRVDVDGETLFVRAVGCDDDEADATVREFTLDGGRPEPVRVARLAARAARQWSAD, encoded by the coding sequence GTGAAGGCGGGCGCACGAGCGCTTGGCGTCGCCTTCTCCGACGGCGACGACGCGAGCGTCATCGGCGGCGTCGTCGTCCGCGCCGACGGCGTCGTCGACGGCGTCGCGTTCGAGACCTGTACGGTCGGCGGGACGGACGCGACGGCCGCCGTCGTCTCGCTGTTCGACTCGCTCGGCAGAGAGGACGTTCGGGTTCTCCTCCTCGCAGGTATCGCGCCCGCGTGGTTCAACGTGGTCGACCTCCGGGCGGTTCACGCCGGCGTCGACCGCCCGGTGCTGTCGGTCTCGTTCGAGCGGAGTCCCGGACTGGACAACGCGCTCCGAACTCATTTTTCGGGAGACGACCTCGGCGAACGTCGGCGTCTCTACCGCGCTCAGCCGCCGCGTCGCCGCGTCGACGTCGACGGCGAGACGCTGTTCGTCAGGGCTGTAGGGTGCGACGACGACGAAGCCGACGCGACCGTCCGCGAGTTCACGCTCGACGGCGGCCGACCCGAACCGGTGCGGGTCGCGCGTCTCGCCGCGCGCGCGGCGCGTCAGTGGAGTGCCGACTGA